In the Leptotrichia sp. oral taxon 212 genome, one interval contains:
- a CDS encoding ABC transporter substrate-binding protein — translation MKKFKKAYLLSLLLLILTLVSCQNKQEAKVETREVTDQAGTKVEIPKNVEKIADLWHANNQVVLLLGGADKLVATTNPIKKNPWFAKVYPRIKDVAAPFNGKDLQVEELMKLNPDVVLTSNDAELKAVKDAGLKGVKVTFKDFNGLRETIKITADVIGGEAPKKAEEYIKYLDENINYISEKMKNVKQDKKVKVLHIVSGENLLKVDGTKTIINEWIELAGAENVVKKEGNQLELTMEEIVKLDPDVIIIGSNNANEAVKKLKEDKVWATLKAVKSGKVYANPMGTFPWDRYSAEEALQILWAAQKFNPEVFKDLNMVEKTRDFYKRFLSYDLSEEDAKRILNAENPAK, via the coding sequence ATGAAAAAATTTAAGAAAGCGTATTTACTGAGTTTACTTCTGCTAATTTTGACACTTGTATCATGCCAGAATAAGCAGGAAGCAAAAGTGGAGACAAGGGAAGTGACAGATCAGGCAGGAACTAAAGTTGAAATTCCTAAAAATGTTGAAAAAATAGCCGATTTATGGCATGCGAATAATCAGGTTGTACTCCTGCTTGGGGGAGCCGACAAGCTTGTAGCAACTACCAATCCTATAAAGAAAAATCCCTGGTTTGCAAAGGTATATCCTAGAATTAAAGATGTTGCGGCACCTTTCAATGGAAAAGACCTGCAGGTGGAAGAGCTTATGAAGCTGAATCCTGATGTTGTACTGACTTCGAATGATGCCGAGTTAAAAGCTGTAAAAGATGCAGGATTGAAAGGAGTAAAAGTAACTTTCAAGGATTTTAACGGACTTAGGGAAACAATTAAAATAACAGCAGATGTAATAGGTGGAGAAGCTCCTAAGAAAGCGGAAGAATATATAAAATACCTTGATGAAAATATAAATTACATTTCAGAAAAAATGAAAAATGTAAAACAGGATAAAAAGGTAAAAGTGCTGCATATTGTAAGTGGGGAAAATTTATTAAAAGTGGACGGTACAAAGACTATAATTAATGAATGGATAGAACTTGCAGGAGCAGAAAATGTAGTGAAAAAAGAAGGAAATCAGCTGGAACTTACTATGGAAGAAATTGTAAAGCTGGATCCGGATGTAATAATAATAGGAAGCAATAATGCAAATGAAGCAGTAAAAAAACTGAAAGAAGACAAAGTATGGGCAACATTGAAAGCTGTAAAATCCGGTAAAGTATATGCAAATCCAATGGGAACTTTCCCTTGGGACAGATACAGCGCTGAAGAAGCTTTGCAAATTTTATGGGCGGCTCAGAAATTCAACCCGGAAGTATTTAAAGATTTAAACATGGTAGAAAAAACAAGAGATTTCTATAAAAGATTCTTAAGCTACGATTTAAGCGAAGAAGATGCAAAAAGAATACTGAATGCTGAAAATCCTGCAAAATAA
- a CDS encoding ABC transporter ATP-binding protein has translation MTERKLLLKVENIAYSYASVSKDRKNERNIFSDVSFELFKGEILSILGPNGTGKSTLLNCIAGLLKINGGKIMYGDTSIEELTYKERSRFLGYVSQNVHIEYDYSVRDYIVMGRAPHLRMLEKPGKEDYYLVDRAIEELGIEKLRNKSSRMLSGGEKQMISIAKVMVQEPEIIIFDEPTSALDYGNQLKIMKLIRSLSEKGFTVIMTTHDPNQVILLDSKVGIMNREGYFEIGEKYSDIMKEEVLSDLYRTDIKMVYVEELGRTICASKKINL, from the coding sequence ATGACGGAAAGAAAATTGTTATTAAAAGTAGAAAATATTGCATATAGCTATGCATCTGTTTCAAAAGATAGGAAAAATGAAAGAAATATTTTTTCAGATGTAAGCTTTGAACTTTTCAAAGGTGAGATTTTAAGCATACTGGGACCTAATGGAACAGGAAAATCAACATTGCTGAATTGTATAGCTGGACTTCTGAAAATAAATGGCGGAAAGATAATGTATGGCGATACAAGTATTGAAGAGCTGACATACAAGGAACGTTCCAGATTTCTTGGATATGTTTCCCAGAATGTCCATATAGAGTATGACTATTCTGTAAGAGATTATATAGTAATGGGAAGAGCGCCTCATTTGAGAATGCTTGAAAAACCTGGGAAAGAAGATTATTACCTTGTGGATAGGGCAATAGAGGAGCTGGGAATAGAAAAACTGAGGAATAAATCATCCAGAATGCTGAGCGGAGGAGAAAAGCAGATGATTTCCATAGCAAAGGTAATGGTACAGGAGCCTGAAATCATAATATTTGACGAACCTACTTCTGCTCTTGATTATGGGAATCAGCTGAAAATAATGAAACTGATAAGAAGCCTTTCTGAGAAAGGTTTTACAGTCATAATGACTACTCATGATCCGAATCAGGTAATACTGCTTGATAGCAAGGTGGGAATTATGAACAGGGAAGGGTATTTTGAAATTGGAGAAAAGTATAGTGACATAATGAAGGAAGAGGTACTGTCCGATCTGTACAGAACTGATATAAAAATGGTTTATGTGGAGGAACTTGGAAGGACAATATGCGCTTCAAAAAAAATTAATCTGTAA